The Sporosarcina ureae genome includes a region encoding these proteins:
- the rsmA gene encoding 16S rRNA (adenine(1518)-N(6)/adenine(1519)-N(6))-dimethyltransferase RsmA: protein MYKDIATPVRTKEILQKHGFSFKKSLGQNFLVDSNVLHNIVSCAAITKDTGVIEVGPGIGALTEHLARQAGKVVAFEIDDRLLPVLEDTMSPYPNVTVIHQDVLKADIHQVIEEQFADYEDIVVVANLPYYITTPIIMKFLMEKARVSQLVIMMQKEVADRITAVPGTKAYGSLSIAVQYYMDAEVSMIVPKTVFIPQPNVESAVLSLTRRKEAHAPVADEDFLFTVTQGSFLHRRKTLWNNLQSSLPEGKEKKELIQQAFDQSGIDPIRRGETLSIPEFIKLANALYPHFGKLKSE from the coding sequence ATGTATAAAGACATAGCAACGCCAGTGAGAACGAAAGAAATTTTACAGAAACATGGATTTTCATTCAAGAAGAGTTTAGGTCAGAATTTCTTGGTGGATTCGAACGTACTGCACAATATCGTCTCATGCGCAGCGATCACCAAAGACACAGGAGTCATTGAAGTAGGACCGGGGATCGGTGCGTTAACAGAGCATCTCGCACGGCAGGCGGGGAAGGTTGTAGCATTTGAAATAGACGACCGATTGTTACCTGTACTCGAAGATACGATGTCACCATATCCAAATGTCACTGTGATTCATCAAGACGTACTCAAAGCGGATATTCATCAAGTGATCGAAGAACAGTTCGCAGATTATGAAGACATTGTAGTTGTGGCCAATTTACCATATTATATTACAACACCGATCATCATGAAGTTCCTAATGGAAAAAGCACGCGTAAGTCAGCTTGTCATTATGATGCAGAAAGAAGTAGCAGATCGAATTACAGCAGTACCTGGCACGAAGGCATATGGTTCGTTATCAATTGCTGTCCAGTACTATATGGATGCAGAAGTGTCTATGATTGTACCGAAGACAGTATTCATTCCGCAGCCGAACGTAGAATCAGCTGTACTGAGTTTGACGCGCAGAAAAGAGGCACATGCTCCTGTAGCGGATGAAGACTTCTTATTTACAGTGACACAAGGATCGTTTTTGCACCGTCGCAAGACACTGTGGAACAACCTCCAGTCTTCACTCCCTGAAGGTAAAGAGAAAAAGGAATTGATTCAGCAAGCGTTTGATCAATCAGGTATTGATCCGATTAGAAGAGGGGAAACATTATCGATTCCAGAATTCATCAAACTAGCTAATGCATTATACCCTCATTTTGGCAAGCTAAAATCAGAATAA
- the veg gene encoding biofilm formation stimulator Veg, protein MPKTLADIKKSLDAHLGKRLHLKANGGRKKTIEHAGVLRDTYRAVFVVELDQDDNAFERVSYSYADILTEAVEITVLDGSDQTAFIIK, encoded by the coding sequence ATGCCAAAAACATTAGCAGACATTAAAAAGTCACTTGACGCTCATCTAGGGAAACGTCTTCACTTGAAAGCAAATGGTGGTCGTAAGAAGACGATCGAACATGCTGGAGTCTTGCGCGATACATATCGTGCCGTTTTCGTAGTAGAGTTGGATCAGGATGACAATGCGTTTGAAAGAGTTTCTTACAGCTATGCTGATATTTTAACCGAAGCGGTTGAAATAACGGTTCTTGATGGTTCTGACCAAACGGCCTTTATCATCAAATAA
- a CDS encoding small, acid-soluble spore protein, alpha/beta type: MARKGVMSDQLKEEIAKELGFYDVVQKEGWGGIRARDAGNMVKHAIEMASRQAEEKK, from the coding sequence ATGGCGAGAAAAGGCGTCATGTCAGATCAATTGAAAGAAGAAATCGCGAAAGAGCTTGGCTTCTATGATGTAGTGCAGAAAGAAGGCTGGGGCGGTATTCGCGCACGCGATGCGGGAAACATGGTAAAACATGCAATTGAAATGGCGAGTAGACAAGCGGAGGAGAAGAAATAA
- a CDS encoding S-layer homology domain-containing protein, protein MKKVLAIIVILVLTFSVAPKTQASSKIFTDVPKNHPNYTAIMYLLENKVIEPSARFGLNDKVTREEVAIMVAKATGLNGKKTKTKFKDVPANRYSSGYINSAVKAKIINGYPDGTFKPTQKVTRGHMAAFIANAFKLTKEKDIRFKDVSKGSTAYNAVRKLAFENITSGYPDGTFRPNETLTRSHIAAFVARAMDPAFRPAPPVMVTRGIHFGMDPAQVMSVESKSPAILLSNLREGNKRLLIYRTTKYNFYTDLIYYFENNKLQFITYDFMGGEDYYHTSDEMFAMYTELNEHAQREFGIDPYSDTDYETTFNSGWEKTGYVVILTVNDDNVSTTANLVYLPNSMIK, encoded by the coding sequence ATGAAAAAGGTTCTTGCAATAATTGTAATTCTCGTATTGACGTTTTCAGTGGCTCCTAAAACACAAGCTTCTTCTAAAATATTTACAGACGTACCGAAAAACCATCCAAACTATACTGCTATTATGTATTTGCTGGAAAATAAAGTGATTGAGCCTAGTGCACGCTTTGGTTTAAATGATAAAGTGACACGCGAAGAAGTCGCCATCATGGTGGCAAAAGCTACGGGATTGAACGGAAAGAAAACCAAGACGAAATTTAAAGATGTTCCCGCGAATAGATATTCCTCCGGTTATATTAACTCTGCTGTGAAAGCGAAGATTATTAATGGCTATCCTGATGGCACGTTCAAGCCTACTCAAAAAGTCACGCGTGGTCATATGGCTGCCTTCATTGCGAATGCGTTTAAGCTGACCAAGGAAAAAGATATTCGATTTAAAGACGTGTCGAAAGGTTCTACTGCTTACAATGCTGTGCGTAAACTAGCTTTTGAAAATATCACCTCAGGCTATCCCGATGGCACATTTAGACCGAATGAAACATTAACTCGTTCGCATATTGCTGCATTCGTAGCAAGAGCTATGGATCCTGCATTTCGACCAGCACCACCTGTTATGGTAACGAGAGGAATTCATTTTGGAATGGATCCGGCACAAGTGATGAGTGTTGAATCGAAGTCGCCGGCCATATTGCTTTCGAATTTACGTGAGGGAAATAAACGATTATTGATCTACCGAACTACAAAATATAACTTTTACACAGATCTAATTTACTATTTTGAAAATAATAAGCTGCAGTTCATAACCTATGACTTTATGGGTGGCGAGGATTACTATCATACTTCAGATGAAATGTTTGCGATGTACACCGAGTTAAATGAACACGCACAACGTGAATTTGGAATAGACCCGTATTCTGACACGGACTATGAAACTACGTTTAATTCAGGATGGGAAAAGACCGGCTATGTAGTCATACTGACAGTAAACGATGACAATGTCAGTACAACAGCAAATTTAGTGTACTTACCGAATTCAATGATAAAATAA
- a CDS encoding NAD(P)H-dependent flavin oxidoreductase: protein MWNNNDVTKTLGITYPIIQAGMAGGTTTPELIAAVSNAGGLGTLGAGYMKAQDVKEAIQRIKELTDRPFGVNLFIPEASEISKDKIKKANELLRPYREELHVSEPEIKEISTTNFDKQVEVIIQEKIAVCSFTFGVPSKDTVQRLKEKNIIVVGTATTVSEAMINEECGVDMVVVQGSEAGGHRSTFSGSFVDSMIGTMSLVPQAADHVRIPVIAAGGIMDGRGVLAALTLGAKAVQMGTAFVTAVESGAKTQHIDAILKSTEDQTVVTSVFSGKPARGIQNDFIREIKPYEEDLPDYPIMNTLTTGIRNEAAKQDRPEWIHLWSGQSPRLSTRQHAATLLSDIVLQVESILSSR, encoded by the coding sequence ATGTGGAATAATAATGATGTAACGAAAACTCTCGGAATTACATACCCAATCATTCAAGCGGGAATGGCTGGTGGTACGACTACACCTGAATTGATAGCTGCTGTGTCCAATGCGGGGGGACTGGGTACACTTGGGGCTGGCTATATGAAAGCGCAAGATGTGAAAGAAGCGATACAAAGGATTAAGGAGTTAACAGATCGACCTTTTGGGGTCAATTTGTTTATTCCTGAGGCATCAGAGATATCCAAAGATAAGATTAAAAAAGCTAATGAATTACTACGTCCCTATCGTGAAGAATTGCATGTGTCCGAGCCGGAAATAAAGGAGATATCTACCACAAACTTTGATAAGCAAGTAGAAGTCATAATCCAAGAAAAGATCGCGGTTTGTAGTTTCACATTCGGTGTACCATCTAAAGATACTGTCCAACGTTTAAAAGAAAAGAACATCATTGTGGTGGGGACAGCTACAACTGTAAGTGAGGCAATGATCAATGAAGAGTGTGGAGTGGATATGGTGGTGGTGCAAGGAAGCGAAGCAGGGGGGCACCGCAGTACATTTTCAGGAAGCTTCGTTGATTCCATGATCGGAACGATGTCGCTTGTCCCTCAGGCTGCGGATCATGTGCGCATTCCGGTTATTGCAGCTGGAGGAATTATGGACGGTAGAGGTGTCTTAGCAGCCCTTACACTCGGAGCCAAAGCAGTTCAAATGGGAACAGCTTTTGTGACAGCGGTTGAAAGTGGTGCGAAAACACAACATATTGATGCCATTCTCAAAAGCACGGAAGATCAGACCGTTGTTACATCGGTATTCAGTGGTAAACCAGCAAGAGGCATTCAAAATGACTTTATTCGTGAAATAAAACCTTACGAAGAAGATCTTCCGGATTACCCCATTATGAACACATTGACGACAGGAATTCGTAATGAAGCGGCCAAGCAGGATCGCCCCGAATGGATTCATCTTTGGAGTGGACAGTCTCCTCGTTTAAGTACAAGACAACATGCTGCAACCTTGTTGTCGGACATCGTGTTACAAGTGGAGAGTATACTAAGTAGTAGATGA
- a CDS encoding DUF2200 domain-containing protein, producing the protein MTTHKIYTMSFARVYPLYINKVEKKGRTKSEVDEIIRWLTGYSQEELEVQLEKQTNFETFFAEAPKMNPSRTLIKGVICGVRVEEIEESTMREIRYLDKLIDELAKGKAMEKILRK; encoded by the coding sequence ATGACCACACATAAAATTTATACAATGAGTTTTGCTAGAGTTTATCCGCTTTATATTAACAAGGTAGAGAAAAAAGGACGCACAAAATCAGAAGTCGATGAAATCATCCGCTGGTTGACGGGATATAGCCAAGAAGAGCTGGAAGTACAGTTGGAAAAACAGACAAACTTCGAAACGTTCTTTGCGGAAGCGCCGAAGATGAATCCTTCGCGGACGCTAATCAAAGGTGTTATATGTGGAGTTAGAGTGGAAGAAATAGAAGAATCAACGATGCGGGAAATACGTTATTTGGATAAGCTGATTGATGAGTTGGCAAAGGGAAAAGCAATGGAGAAAATTTTACGCAAATGA
- the ispE gene encoding 4-(cytidine 5'-diphospho)-2-C-methyl-D-erythritol kinase, which produces MIYEKAPAKINLTLDVLSKRPDGYHDVEMIMTTVDLADRIWLRPTTDHAITIKSSHRFVPNDRKNLAYQAADLLRKRYRLDYGVEITLDKNIPIAAGLAGGSSDAAATLRGLNRLWELGLSLDELAVLGAEIGSDVPFCVYGGTAIARGRGEDITHLPAPPNCWVVLAKPTIGVSTGNIYGQLNLSSITHPQTERMMEALQESNYDKMCASLGNVLEPVTMGLHKEVVILKEQMERFGADAVLMSGSGPTVFGLVKHESRVPKIVNALKGFCQDVHAVRMLGEPIVVD; this is translated from the coding sequence ATGATTTACGAAAAGGCGCCTGCGAAAATCAACTTAACATTAGATGTGTTGAGCAAACGGCCGGATGGCTATCATGATGTCGAGATGATTATGACAACGGTTGATTTGGCTGATCGTATCTGGCTTCGACCTACGACGGATCATGCCATTACGATTAAGTCATCTCATCGATTTGTGCCGAATGATCGCAAAAACTTGGCGTACCAAGCAGCGGATTTATTGCGCAAACGCTATCGCTTGGACTATGGAGTGGAAATTACTCTAGATAAGAATATTCCGATCGCCGCAGGGCTAGCTGGTGGGAGTTCAGATGCGGCCGCGACTCTTCGTGGATTAAACCGTCTATGGGAGCTCGGATTGTCTTTGGATGAGCTGGCTGTCCTAGGTGCAGAAATTGGATCGGATGTACCATTTTGCGTATATGGCGGCACTGCGATCGCAAGAGGGCGAGGAGAAGACATCACGCATCTACCTGCTCCACCTAACTGCTGGGTCGTGCTGGCGAAACCGACGATCGGTGTATCGACCGGCAATATCTATGGACAGTTGAACTTGTCTTCTATCACGCATCCGCAAACAGAGCGTATGATGGAAGCGTTGCAAGAAAGTAATTATGACAAGATGTGCGCATCGCTAGGAAATGTGCTAGAGCCTGTGACGATGGGCCTTCACAAGGAAGTGGTCATACTCAAAGAACAAATGGAACGTTTTGGAGCAGACGCTGTTTTAATGAGCGGCAGCGGTCCAACGGTATTCGGACTGGTGAAGCACGAATCGCGTGTACCGAAAATAGTAAATGCCTTAAAAGGGTTTTGCCAAGACGTACATGCCGTGCGTATGCTCGGTGAACCTATTGTAGTTGATTAA
- the purR gene encoding pur operon repressor encodes MKWKRSERLVDMTRHLLENPHTLISLTFFSNRYSAAKSSISEDLGILKETFEESSTGRLVTISGAAGGIKYIPLVGREEIKEVIHSLMNELRKSDRLLPGGYLYMTDLLGNPRFLDRIGKVIATAFFDKEIDAIMTVATKGIPIAHAIARHLNVPVIVVRRDSKVTEGPTVSINYVSGSARRIQTMVLSKRSMQSGQKVLLTDDFMKVGGTMQGMKSLLEEFNCELGGVAVLVEAEHLEEVLVDDYLSLVKLHAVDEKHRKIELEEGNYFTRGGNELWNM; translated from the coding sequence ATGAAATGGAAAAGAAGTGAAAGGCTTGTCGATATGACGCGTCATTTGCTGGAAAATCCACACACTCTCATTTCTTTGACGTTTTTTTCGAACCGGTATTCAGCCGCCAAGTCCTCAATTAGTGAAGACTTGGGTATTTTGAAAGAGACATTTGAAGAGAGTAGCACGGGTCGTCTAGTGACGATTTCGGGTGCTGCTGGCGGTATTAAATACATTCCGTTAGTCGGTCGTGAGGAGATAAAAGAAGTCATTCACTCATTGATGAATGAACTAAGAAAGTCGGATCGGCTACTTCCTGGCGGTTATCTGTATATGACGGATTTGTTGGGAAACCCCCGTTTTCTCGATCGAATTGGCAAGGTAATTGCGACAGCTTTCTTTGATAAAGAAATTGATGCCATTATGACGGTTGCAACGAAAGGTATTCCGATTGCGCATGCGATTGCCCGTCATTTGAACGTACCCGTCATCGTGGTACGTCGAGACAGCAAAGTGACGGAAGGCCCCACTGTCAGCATTAATTACGTTTCAGGTTCTGCACGCAGGATTCAAACGATGGTGCTGTCAAAGAGAAGTATGCAGAGCGGTCAAAAAGTATTGTTGACAGATGATTTTATGAAAGTGGGCGGCACGATGCAGGGCATGAAAAGCTTGCTTGAAGAATTCAACTGTGAACTGGGTGGCGTGGCGGTCTTAGTTGAAGCCGAACACCTTGAAGAAGTTTTAGTAGATGATTATCTTTCGTTAGTGAAATTACATGCAGTCGATGAGAAACACCGTAAGATCGAGTTGGAAGAAGGAAATTATTTCACGAGAGGCGGTAATGAGTTATGGAATATGTAA
- a CDS encoding RidA family protein: MEYVKTEQAPQAIGPYSQAVKVNGVVYTSGQIPLTLAGEVIGDGIEEQTNQVLQNLSKVLEEAGSSLQKVIKTTVFIQDMNEFGALNAIYEEHFGEHKPARSTVEVARLPKDVRVEIEAIALCE; this comes from the coding sequence ATGGAATATGTAAAAACAGAACAAGCCCCGCAGGCAATTGGACCCTATTCGCAAGCAGTAAAAGTGAATGGTGTAGTGTACACGTCAGGACAAATTCCTTTAACACTTGCTGGCGAAGTGATAGGTGACGGGATAGAAGAACAGACGAACCAAGTCCTTCAAAATTTGAGCAAAGTACTGGAAGAAGCGGGTTCTAGTTTACAAAAAGTCATTAAAACGACAGTGTTTATTCAAGACATGAATGAATTTGGAGCGTTAAATGCTATTTATGAAGAACACTTTGGAGAGCATAAACCAGCTCGCTCGACAGTAGAAGTGGCTCGTCTTCCAAAAGACGTACGAGTAGAAATTGAAGCGATTGCGCTTTGTGAATAA
- the spoVG gene encoding septation regulator SpoVG codes for MEITDVRLRKVDTEGRMRAIASITLNDQFVIHDIRVIEGNDGLFVAMPSKRTPDGEFRDVAHPINSDARTKVQESILTAYHQADKQQGELQEAVL; via the coding sequence ATGGAAATCACAGATGTGAGATTACGCAAAGTAGACACGGAAGGTAGAATGAGAGCAATAGCTTCCATTACGCTTAACGATCAGTTTGTCATCCATGATATCCGAGTCATCGAGGGGAATGACGGATTATTCGTGGCGATGCCGAGCAAACGCACACCGGATGGGGAGTTCCGCGATGTGGCGCATCCAATTAATTCAGACGCACGGACAAAAGTACAGGAGTCCATCTTGACAGCGTATCACCAGGCAGACAAACAGCAAGGGGAATTGCAAGAAGCTGTTTTATAA
- the glmU gene encoding bifunctional UDP-N-acetylglucosamine diphosphorylase/glucosamine-1-phosphate N-acetyltransferase GlmU: MTNTYAIVLAAGQGTRMKSDLYKVLHPVCGKPMVEHVIDHIRDLHSDRIVTIVGHGAEMVEQTLGDKSEYALQAEQLGTAHAVQQAEKVLANLDGTTLVVCGDTPLISTETMAALLAHHHETDAKATILTAIADDPTGYGRIIRAENGDVVRNVEHKDTNDGERLVKEINTGTYCFDNRVLFNTLKKVNNDNAQGEYYLPDVLGILKSEGQRISAYTTPDFQETLGVNDRVALAQAEKSMRQLIAEKHMRNGVTIISPEQTVISAEAEIGRDTVIQPGVLIEGATKIGSQCVIGPNSHIQNSTVGDHTTIHSSVVRDSTVGNQTAVGPFAHLRPDTQLGDHVKVGNFVEVKKSQLGDSSKVSHLSYIGDTEIGKNVNVGCGTITVNYDGKNKYKTEIEDNAFIGCNANLVAPVTIGKNAIVAAGSTVTKNVPENSLAIGRVRQENKEGYVQN; this comes from the coding sequence ATGACAAATACATATGCGATTGTCCTAGCAGCAGGACAGGGCACGCGAATGAAGTCGGATCTTTATAAAGTACTTCATCCAGTCTGTGGCAAGCCGATGGTTGAGCATGTGATTGATCATATTCGCGATCTCCACTCAGATCGGATCGTCACGATTGTCGGTCATGGTGCCGAGATGGTAGAGCAGACGTTGGGCGACAAAAGTGAATACGCACTACAGGCAGAGCAACTAGGTACTGCACATGCCGTGCAACAAGCCGAGAAAGTACTTGCGAACCTTGATGGCACAACACTCGTTGTCTGCGGCGACACGCCATTAATCAGCACAGAAACAATGGCAGCGCTTCTTGCGCATCATCATGAAACAGATGCGAAGGCGACGATACTTACTGCAATAGCAGATGATCCAACAGGTTACGGTCGAATCATCCGTGCGGAGAACGGAGACGTAGTGCGAAACGTCGAACATAAAGATACGAACGATGGAGAGCGTCTTGTTAAGGAAATTAATACAGGCACCTATTGCTTTGACAACCGTGTGTTATTCAACACACTAAAAAAAGTAAACAACGATAATGCACAAGGCGAGTATTATCTTCCAGATGTATTAGGGATTTTGAAGTCTGAGGGACAACGAATTTCAGCTTATACGACACCTGATTTTCAGGAAACATTAGGTGTCAACGACCGTGTGGCATTGGCACAAGCTGAAAAAAGCATGCGCCAACTGATTGCGGAGAAGCATATGCGTAACGGGGTCACAATTATTAGTCCTGAGCAGACAGTGATTAGTGCAGAAGCTGAAATCGGTCGTGATACTGTTATCCAACCTGGCGTACTCATTGAAGGAGCTACAAAGATCGGCTCACAATGTGTCATTGGACCTAATAGTCATATTCAAAACAGCACGGTGGGTGACCACACGACAATTCATTCTTCTGTTGTCCGTGATAGTACAGTTGGAAATCAGACAGCAGTCGGTCCTTTTGCACACTTGCGTCCTGACACACAGCTCGGAGATCATGTCAAAGTAGGCAACTTTGTTGAGGTGAAAAAATCTCAGCTTGGTGACAGTAGTAAAGTTTCTCACCTCAGTTACATAGGTGATACAGAAATAGGCAAGAATGTTAACGTTGGCTGTGGTACGATTACAGTGAATTACGATGGAAAAAATAAGTATAAAACAGAAATAGAAGACAATGCATTTATTGGCTGTAATGCCAATTTGGTCGCACCGGTCACGATAGGAAAGAATGCGATTGTGGCAGCGGGATCCACAGTCACAAAAAATGTACCGGAAAATTCACTTGCAATTGGACGCGTTCGGCAAGAGAATAAAGAAGGATACGTACAAAACTAA
- a CDS encoding ribose-phosphate diphosphokinase produces MAYQYPNDKLKIFSLTANEPLAKEVADQVGLPLGKLSVKRFSDGEIQINIDESIRGCEVFVIQSTSNPVNDNLMELLIMLDALMRASARTINVVMPYYGYARQDRKASSREPITAKLVANLLEKAGADRVIAVDLHAPQIQGFFDIPIDHLIAEPILTEYFQGQGLDDLVIVSPDHGGVTRARKMADRMKAPIAIIDKRRPRPNVAEVMNIVGNVEGKTAILIDDIIDTAGTITIAASALIESGAKEVYACCSHPVLSGPAIERINNSKIKQLVITNSIKLPESKQSPKIKQLSIAPLLASAIIRVFENKSVSTLFE; encoded by the coding sequence ATGGCATATCAATATCCAAACGACAAACTGAAAATATTTTCTTTAACTGCGAATGAACCACTTGCAAAAGAAGTAGCAGATCAAGTCGGGCTTCCGCTCGGCAAGCTCTCAGTCAAACGTTTTAGTGACGGAGAAATCCAAATCAATATCGATGAAAGCATCCGTGGCTGTGAAGTATTTGTCATTCAATCTACTTCTAATCCGGTCAACGATAACTTAATGGAACTTCTCATTATGCTGGATGCCTTAATGCGTGCATCCGCGCGTACGATTAATGTGGTCATGCCATACTACGGTTATGCACGTCAAGACCGTAAAGCAAGTTCACGTGAACCTATAACGGCTAAATTAGTTGCAAACTTACTAGAAAAAGCAGGTGCTGATCGCGTAATCGCGGTAGATTTGCATGCACCACAAATTCAAGGTTTCTTCGATATTCCGATTGATCACTTGATTGCAGAACCAATCCTAACGGAGTATTTCCAAGGTCAAGGATTAGATGATCTTGTTATCGTTTCACCTGACCATGGCGGTGTAACACGTGCACGTAAAATGGCGGACCGTATGAAAGCGCCGATTGCCATTATAGATAAGCGTCGTCCTCGTCCGAACGTAGCGGAAGTAATGAATATCGTTGGCAATGTAGAAGGGAAAACGGCCATTCTAATTGATGATATTATCGATACAGCCGGTACTATCACGATTGCCGCGAGCGCTCTAATTGAAAGCGGAGCAAAAGAAGTGTATGCTTGTTGTTCACATCCTGTTTTATCCGGACCAGCGATTGAGCGCATTAATAATTCTAAAATCAAGCAGTTAGTGATTACGAATTCTATTAAATTGCCGGAAAGTAAACAATCTCCAAAAATCAAACAGCTATCGATTGCGCCTTTGTTGGCTTCAGCGATTATTCGTGTGTTTGAGAACAAGTCTGTAAGTACATTATTTGAGTAA
- a CDS encoding 50S ribosomal protein L25/general stress protein Ctc gives MSTIMSNLRETDKNTVSELRKSGWIPSVVYGYETESTPIAVKERDLLDTLRETGRNGVIKLTVDGNDKNVVLNDYQADVLTGFLTHADFLAINMTEELEVDVAINLVGDAPGEKAGGTIQQPVWEITIRVKPSDIPEHIDVDVSELEIGETILVGDIRDKVKFEILTEDEVGLVTISAPRSAEELEALDEATESTEAEPEVIGEDKEEK, from the coding sequence ATGAGCACAATTATGTCCAATTTAAGAGAAACTGACAAGAACACAGTAAGTGAATTAAGAAAAAGCGGATGGATTCCTTCCGTAGTATACGGCTATGAAACGGAAAGCACTCCAATCGCAGTAAAAGAGCGTGATCTTCTAGACACACTTCGTGAAACAGGAAGAAACGGTGTTATCAAATTGACTGTAGATGGCAACGACAAAAATGTCGTATTAAACGATTACCAGGCTGATGTATTGACTGGATTCCTTACACACGCTGACTTTTTAGCGATCAATATGACGGAAGAGCTTGAAGTAGACGTAGCGATTAACCTTGTTGGAGACGCGCCAGGTGAAAAGGCAGGCGGAACAATTCAACAACCGGTATGGGAAATCACAATTCGCGTAAAGCCATCTGACATTCCTGAACATATTGACGTAGATGTTTCAGAACTTGAAATTGGTGAAACAATTCTTGTTGGCGATATCCGCGATAAAGTGAAGTTTGAAATCTTAACTGAAGACGAAGTAGGATTGGTGACTATTTCTGCACCACGTTCTGCTGAAGAATTGGAAGCATTAGACGAAGCGACTGAAAGTACTGAAGCTGAGCCGGAAGTAATCGGTGAAGATAAAGAAGAGAAATAA
- the pth gene encoding aminoacyl-tRNA hydrolase produces the protein MKLLIGLGNPGKNYENTRHNIGFQVIDELAKRWQAPAFQQKFNGQFTTVHTVEGKVILLKPMTYMNLSGESVRPLVDYFEVNDEEIVVLYDDLDLPAGKIRLRQKGSAGGHNGMKSLIAHLGTTEFNRIRIGVDRPTGGMKVADYVLSPFSKDEQPLIEDAIQKSADACEEWTTKKQPFIEVMNKFNG, from the coding sequence ATGAAATTACTAATTGGACTCGGAAATCCTGGGAAAAACTACGAAAACACACGTCATAATATTGGTTTCCAAGTAATCGATGAATTGGCTAAGCGGTGGCAAGCTCCGGCGTTCCAGCAAAAGTTCAATGGTCAATTTACGACTGTCCATACAGTTGAAGGTAAAGTGATATTATTGAAACCGATGACTTATATGAACTTATCTGGAGAAAGCGTCCGTCCACTAGTGGATTATTTTGAAGTGAACGATGAAGAAATAGTTGTGTTATATGATGATTTAGATTTACCGGCCGGAAAAATCCGTCTTCGTCAAAAAGGCAGTGCGGGTGGTCATAATGGTATGAAGTCACTCATTGCGCATCTAGGTACTACTGAATTCAACCGCATTCGAATTGGCGTGGATCGTCCTACTGGTGGTATGAAGGTCGCTGACTACGTATTATCTCCATTTAGCAAGGACGAGCAACCATTGATCGAAGACGCAATTCAAAAGAGCGCAGATGCCTGTGAAGAATGGACAACAAAAAAGCAACCATTTATTGAAGTGATGAATAAATTTAACGGGTAA
- a CDS encoding anti-sigma-F factor Fin: MIRYSCNHCHTEIGSIPFESAKGTLSQLEDADKNAFLSVDPDGGLHIRCICEHCEQSLQKFPDYYTLKKWLQ, from the coding sequence ATGATCCGTTATTCTTGTAATCACTGTCATACGGAAATCGGTTCGATTCCATTTGAGTCGGCTAAGGGTACCCTCAGTCAACTAGAAGATGCGGATAAAAATGCATTTTTGTCTGTAGATCCGGATGGCGGCTTGCATATACGATGTATTTGCGAACACTGCGAGCAATCCTTGCAGAAGTTTCCGGACTATTACACCTTAAAAAAATGGTTACAATAA